The proteins below are encoded in one region of Oryzias melastigma strain HK-1 linkage group LG7, ASM292280v2, whole genome shotgun sequence:
- the pgd gene encoding 6-phosphogluconate dehydrogenase, decarboxylating, producing MTLDEEEPGTEANLKRSAKRVSWTVSLTFLLTVSLPNAMAEADIALIGLAVMGQNLIMNMNDHGFVVCAYNRTVSKVHDFLNNEAKGSKVVGAESLEDMVSKLKKPRRIILLVKAGQAVDDFIDKLVPLLDAGDIIIDGGNSEYRDTTRRCKSLKEKGLLFVGSGVSGGEEGARYGPSLMPGGHKEAWPHIKDIFQSISAKVGTGEPCCDWVGDEGAGHFVKMVHNGIEYGDMQLICEAYHLMKDVLGMDHDEMGQVFESWNKTELDSFLIEITANILKYRDSDGTHLLPKIRDSAGQKGTGKWTAISALEYGTPVTLIGEAVFARCLSSLKEERVEASRSLSGPQGVKFSGNKASFLEDIRKALYASKIISYAQGFMLLRQAAKEFGWSLNYGAIALMWRGGCIIRSVFLGKIKEAFDRDRDLQNLLLDNFFSNAVQDCQESWRRTVGTGVQHGIPMPCFTTALSFYDGYRHGMLPANLLQAQRDYFGAHTYELLSKPGHFIHTNWTGHGGNVSSSSYNA from the exons ATGACGTTAGATGAAGAAGAACCAGGAACAGAAGCGAATCTGAAGAGGAGTGCTAAGCGTGTGAGCTGGACTGTCAGTTTAACCTTTTTATTGACCGTTTCTTTACCCAACGCGATGGCTGA GGCAGACATTGCTCTGATTGGTCTGGCTGTCATGGGCCAGAACCTCATCATGAACATGAATGACCACGGGTTTGTG GTTTGCGCCTACAACCGTACAGTGTCCAAAGTGCACGACTTCCTGAACAATGAGGCTAAAGGCTCTAAGGTGGTCGGGGCCGAGTCGCTGGAAGACATGGTGTCCAAGCTGAAGAAGCCCAGGAGGATCATCCTGCTGGTCAAGGCTGGACAAGCGGTGGACGACTTCATAGACAAGTTG GTTCCTCTTCTGGATGCTGGGGACATCATCATCGACGGTGGCAACTCTGAATACAGAGACACAACT CGGCGGTGTAAGAGTCTGAAGGAGAAAGGCTTGTTGTTTGTCGGCAGCGGGGTGAGTGGCGGTGAGGAGGGCGCACGTTACGGACCCTCACTCATGCCAGGAGGGCATAAAGAAGCCTG GCCCCACATTAAGGACATCTTCCAGAGCATTTCTGCTAAGGTTGGAACAGGAGAGCCCTGCTGTGACTGG GTTGGAGATGAGGGTGCGGGACATTTTGTGAAAATGGTCCATAATGGCATTGAGTATGGAGACATGCAGCTGATCTGTGAGGCCTACCACCTGATGAAGGATGTTCTGGGAATGGACCACGATGAGATGGGGCag GTTTTCGAGAGCTGGAACAAGACAGAGCTGGACTCCTTCCTCATTGAGATCACCGCTAACATCCTGAAATACAGGGACAGTGACGGCACACACCTGCTGCCCAAGATCAGAGACAGTGCCGGACAGAAAGGAACAGGGAAGTGGACGGCCATTTCTGCCCTGGAATACGGCACGCCCGTCACTTTGATCG GAGAGGCTGTCTTCGCCAGATGCTTGTCTTCTCTAAAGGAGGAGAGGGTGGAGGCCAGCCGCAGCCTCTCAGGGCCCCAGGGGGTCAAATTCAGCGGCAACAAAGCTTCCTTCCTGGAGGACATCAGAAAG GCTCTTTACGCCTCCAAGATCATCTCTTACGCTCAGGGCTTCATGCTGCTGCGGCAGGCGGCCAAAGAGTTCGGCTGGTCGCTGAACTACGGCGCCATCGCTTTGATGTGGAGGGGGGGCTGCATCATCCGGAG CGTCTTCCTCGGAAAAATCAAAGAAGCTTTCGACAGAGACAGAGACCTTCAGAACTTGCTGCTGGATAATTTCTTCAGTAATGCAGTGCAAGACTGTCAG GAGTCGTGGCGTAGGACGGTCGGCACCGGAGTCCAGCACGGCATTCCCATGCCCTGCTTCACCACTGCCCTGTCCTTCTATGACGGCTACAGACACGGCATGCTGCCCGCCAACCTGCTCCAA GCCCAGAGGGACTACTTTGGAGCTCACACGTATGAGCTGCTGTCCAAACCCGGTCATTTCATCCACACCAACTGGACGGGCCACGGTGGAAACGTGTCCTCGTCCTCCTACAACGCTTGA